The following proteins are encoded in a genomic region of Lachnospiraceae bacterium KM106-2:
- a CDS encoding rubrerythrin — translation MKKFVCQVCGYVHEGDHAPEVCPVCKVGADKFTEQSENKVWAAEHVVGVAQGASEDIMADLRANFEGECSEVGMYLAMARVAHREGYPEIGMYYEKAAYEEAEHAAKFAELLGEVVTNSTKKNLQLRVDAENGATAGKFDLAKRAKAADLDAIHDTVHEMAKDEARHGKAFEGLLNRYFGA, via the coding sequence ATGAAAAAATTTGTATGTCAAGTATGTGGTTATGTTCATGAAGGAGATCACGCTCCAGAAGTATGTCCAGTATGTAAAGTAGGTGCTGACAAATTTACAGAACAATCTGAAAACAAAGTTTGGGCTGCTGAACACGTTGTAGGTGTTGCTCAAGGCGCTAGCGAAGATATCATGGCTGACTTAAGAGCTAACTTCGAAGGAGAATGTTCAGAAGTTGGTATGTACCTTGCTATGGCTAGAGTTGCTCATAGAGAAGGATACCCAGAAATCGGTATGTACTATGAAAAAGCTGCTTACGAAGAAGCAGAACATGCTGCAAAATTCGCTGAATTATTAGGTGAAGTTGTAACAAACTCTACTAAGAAAAATCTTCAATTAAGAGTAGATGCTGAAAACGGTGCTACTGCTGGTAAATTTGATCTTGCAAAACGTGCTAAAGCTGCTGATTTAGATGCTATCCATGATACTGTTCATGAAATGGCTAAAGACGA
- a CDS encoding peroxide stress regulator PerR, FUR family has product MTTLKFSRQRESIKDYLMHTADHPTADTVYQNIRKIYPKISLGTVYRNLNLLVELGEINKLSCGEDCDRFDGNIKPHYHVICKDCGNVYDIEMDPIDHINVIANAHFKGKVTGHQTVFFGTCENCIKKH; this is encoded by the coding sequence GTCGCCAAAGAGAATCTATTAAAGATTATTTAATGCATACAGCCGATCATCCTACAGCAGATACCGTATACCAAAACATTCGTAAGATCTACCCTAAAATCAGTTTAGGTACTGTTTATCGTAACCTTAATCTGCTTGTAGAATTGGGAGAAATCAACAAACTATCATGTGGTGAAGACTGTGATCGCTTCGATGGAAATATCAAGCCCCACTATCATGTAATATGTAAAGATTGTGGTAATGTGTATGATATCGAAATGGATCCTATCGATCACATCAATGTCATTGCAAATGCCCATTTTAAAGGGAAAGTTACTGGCCATCAAACTGTATTCTTTGGTACTTGCGAGAACTGTATAAAAAAACATTAA